A genomic segment from Flavobacterium inviolabile encodes:
- a CDS encoding BlaI/MecI/CopY family transcriptional regulator, producing MTQKLTNKEEEVMHILWMLEKAFVKEVLAEIKEDQPHYNTLSTIIRNLEEKGYVSHKAFGNTHQYYPLISKEDYRKGFMNNAIENYFNNSYKSMVSFFAKEEKISAEELREILDMIEKK from the coding sequence ATGACACAGAAGTTAACAAACAAAGAAGAGGAAGTAATGCACATTTTATGGATGCTGGAAAAAGCATTTGTAAAAGAGGTGCTTGCAGAAATTAAGGAAGACCAGCCCCATTACAATACATTATCCACCATAATCCGAAACCTGGAAGAGAAAGGCTATGTGTCCCACAAAGCTTTTGGTAATACCCATCAATATTACCCGCTGATCTCGAAGGAGGATTACCGCAAAGGTTTTATGAATAATGCTATTGAGAATTATTTTAACAACTCCTATAAGAGTATGGTTTCCTTTTTTGCTAAAGAGGAAAAAATCAGTGCTGAAGAATTACGTGAAATTTTAGACATGATCGAAAAAAAATAG
- a CDS encoding SsrA-binding protein — translation MFKALARINKILLPSYSKQNLDLSKASNWQKAILAWRYYVTCKALD, via the coding sequence ATGTTCAAAGCATTAGCCCGGATAAACAAAATACTGCTTCCCAGTTACAGCAAACAAAATCTGGATTTGTCCAAAGCCAGCAACTGGCAAAAGGCAATTCTTGCCTGGCGGTATTATGTTACCTGTAAAGCGCTGGACTAA
- a CDS encoding SRPBCC family protein has protein sequence MRIVKYIFLLIVLGAIALAVYIATQSSKFDIQRSKVINVSQSALYSYINDYKNWEDWGPWKEDDPNIKYSYPEITEGTGASFSWTGKEGNGKMETIKTVDNDSITQKIYFNDSTVPSDVYWTFTPVKNGTKVTWGMKGEMNFMMKAFSILSGGAENMLAPMFDKGLTNIDNVLVKELKSYNIKINGLVKKAGTYYIKQTVSCKIPELPKLMSAMLINLNKFTKDNNIAVNGSSFAIYNKYDTANNSVEFSTCIPVKDEIFTAQGSDITGGKLEPYLALKTTLTGDYSHSKEAWDKAYAEITKNKWMEDTTGKYIEVYKVSAHQHRKPSEWVTEIFIPITAKPKPVVKPKPVTPTATPAAPAATE, from the coding sequence ATGCGCATAGTAAAATACATATTTCTTTTAATCGTTTTGGGGGCAATCGCTTTGGCGGTTTACATTGCTACTCAGAGCAGTAAGTTTGACATTCAAAGAAGTAAAGTAATAAACGTATCACAATCGGCTCTGTATAGTTATATCAATGATTATAAAAATTGGGAAGACTGGGGCCCTTGGAAAGAAGACGATCCGAACATTAAATACAGTTACCCGGAAATTACCGAAGGCACAGGAGCTTCTTTCTCCTGGACCGGAAAAGAAGGAAACGGTAAAATGGAAACCATCAAAACGGTTGACAACGACAGCATTACCCAAAAAATATATTTTAACGACAGTACTGTACCTTCCGATGTTTACTGGACTTTTACGCCTGTAAAAAACGGTACAAAAGTAACCTGGGGCATGAAAGGCGAAATGAATTTCATGATGAAAGCATTCTCCATTTTAAGCGGCGGTGCCGAAAACATGCTGGCGCCAATGTTTGACAAAGGGCTTACCAACATTGACAATGTACTCGTTAAAGAATTAAAATCGTATAACATCAAAATAAACGGTCTGGTTAAAAAGGCAGGAACCTATTATATCAAACAAACCGTAAGCTGCAAGATTCCGGAATTGCCTAAATTAATGAGTGCCATGCTGATTAATTTAAACAAATTCACAAAAGACAATAATATAGCCGTAAACGGCAGTTCTTTTGCTATCTACAACAAATACGACACGGCTAATAACAGCGTAGAGTTTTCGACCTGTATTCCGGTTAAGGATGAAATTTTCACGGCACAGGGCAGCGACATTACCGGTGGAAAATTAGAACCGTATCTTGCCTTAAAAACAACGTTAACCGGGGATTACTCCCACAGCAAAGAAGCCTGGGATAAAGCCTATGCCGAGATCACCAAAAACAAGTGGATGGAAGATACCACCGGAAAATACATCGAGGTTTACAAAGTTAGTGCACACCAGCACCGAAAACCTTCCGAATGGGTTACCGAGATTTTTATCCCGATAACGGCAAAACCAAAACCGGTCGTAAAACCGAAACCGGTTACTCCTACAGCAACACCTGCAGCTCCGGCTGCCACCGAATAA
- a CDS encoding pyrophosphohydrolase domain-containing protein — protein sequence MKKQLQAVQEFHESFGLGVSQAPKADLGEQKNLLRFNLMKEENEEYLEAVQNNDLVEIADALGDMLYILCGTILEHGLQHKIEDVFEEIQRSNMSKLGEDGKPIYREDGKVMKGPNYFKPNFETILK from the coding sequence ATGAAAAAACAATTGCAAGCCGTTCAGGAATTCCATGAATCATTTGGTCTGGGAGTTAGTCAGGCGCCAAAAGCCGATTTGGGAGAACAGAAAAACCTGCTGCGGTTTAACCTGATGAAAGAAGAAAATGAAGAATACCTTGAAGCGGTTCAGAATAATGATCTGGTTGAAATTGCCGATGCTTTGGGGGATATGCTTTATATCTTGTGCGGTACGATATTGGAACACGGACTGCAGCACAAAATTGAAGATGTTTTTGAGGAGATCCAGCGAAGCAATATGAGCAAACTGGGCGAAGACGGAAAACCGATTTACAGAGAAGATGGTAAGGTTATGAAAGGACCAAACTATTTCAAACCCAATTTTGAAACCATTCTAAAATAA
- a CDS encoding tRNA threonylcarbamoyladenosine dehydratase: MAEWTERAELLFKKEGLDKLQNANVLVVGMGGVGSFAAEFIARAGVGKMTIVDGDVVDITNINRQLPALHSTVGAPKVTIVGDRLMDINPGLQLTRVQEFLSPERAFELVTPEFDYVLDCIDSITPKLNLILAAKRKKVKIISNMGAGGKLLASKVTVRDISKTDVCPLAKTIRKRLKKEGITTGVKAVFSTETPDETSLKMTDGLNFKKSFYGTNSWMPALFGLHAAETVVKYLLKK; the protein is encoded by the coding sequence ATGGCGGAATGGACAGAAAGAGCAGAATTGCTTTTTAAGAAAGAAGGATTGGATAAATTACAGAATGCCAACGTTTTGGTTGTGGGTATGGGCGGAGTAGGCTCGTTTGCAGCTGAATTTATAGCCAGAGCGGGTGTTGGTAAAATGACAATCGTGGACGGTGATGTAGTGGATATAACCAATATTAACAGACAGCTGCCGGCTTTGCACTCTACCGTGGGGGCACCCAAAGTAACCATTGTAGGGGACCGGTTAATGGATATCAATCCCGGATTGCAGTTAACCCGTGTTCAGGAATTTTTATCGCCGGAACGCGCTTTTGAACTCGTAACTCCGGAGTTTGATTATGTTTTGGATTGTATTGACAGTATTACACCAAAACTGAATCTTATCCTGGCTGCAAAGCGAAAAAAAGTAAAGATCATCAGTAATATGGGAGCAGGAGGGAAACTGCTTGCCAGTAAAGTTACAGTAAGGGATATCAGTAAAACAGATGTTTGCCCGCTGGCAAAGACCATTAGAAAGCGTTTAAAGAAAGAAGGGATCACTACCGGGGTAAAAGCTGTTTTCTCGACGGAAACACCGGATGAAACCAGTTTGAAAATGACAGATGGACTCAACTTTAAAAAGTCTTTTTACGGAACGAACAGCTGGATGCCGGCATTGTTCGGTTTGCATGCTGCGGAAACAGTAGTCAAATATTTGCTGAAGAAATAA
- a CDS encoding MDR family MFS transporter — protein sequence MLQQAFSRYINNFKGFSREIWILTLITFINRAGTMVLPFLSKYLKEDLLFDYHQVGWIMVCFGAGSMIGSWLGGKLSDKIGFYRIMIFSLFTSGLLFFVIQFITSFAGLCLAMFSIMIIADMFRPAMFVSLSAYAKPENRTRALTLVRLAVNLGFAAGPALGGLIIMGIGYQGLFWIDGASCIVSILIFALLVKEKKKEAFHSHNDAPAVAKSVFKDRPFWLFLFISFATAMVFFQLFTTLPLYHHEQFNLSEFQTGLLMSFNGLMIFFFEMPLVSYFERKKTDKTKIIFYGSVCIAIAFYLLLLNIWAGILVLSMIFITFGEMFAFPFSNSFAMGRAPKGHEGRYMALYTMSFSLAHIMSSKTGMEIISRYNYNTNWIFMGTFAGIAALCGIWLQKILRNENS from the coding sequence ATGCTGCAACAGGCTTTTTCCCGTTATATCAATAACTTTAAAGGATTCTCAAGAGAGATCTGGATCCTTACGCTAATTACATTTATCAACCGTGCCGGAACCATGGTACTCCCTTTTTTATCCAAGTATTTAAAAGAGGACCTGCTTTTCGACTACCATCAGGTAGGCTGGATAATGGTTTGTTTTGGCGCCGGTTCGATGATCGGTTCCTGGCTGGGCGGTAAACTATCAGACAAGATAGGCTTTTACCGGATCATGATTTTCAGTCTTTTCACCAGCGGTTTGCTGTTTTTCGTAATTCAGTTTATCACCAGCTTTGCAGGCCTGTGCCTCGCCATGTTTTCGATCATGATCATTGCCGATATGTTTCGTCCGGCAATGTTTGTATCGTTAAGTGCCTATGCCAAACCGGAAAACCGTACCCGCGCGCTCACCTTAGTCCGGTTAGCCGTAAATCTCGGCTTTGCTGCCGGACCGGCTTTAGGCGGTTTAATCATTATGGGAATCGGCTACCAGGGGCTTTTCTGGATAGACGGTGCTTCCTGTATTGTTTCCATCCTCATTTTTGCCCTGTTGGTAAAAGAAAAGAAAAAAGAAGCTTTTCACAGTCATAACGATGCTCCTGCCGTGGCAAAATCCGTTTTTAAAGACCGTCCTTTCTGGCTGTTTCTTTTTATCAGTTTTGCAACCGCCATGGTATTCTTTCAGCTATTTACAACCCTGCCGTTATACCATCATGAGCAATTCAACCTTTCCGAATTTCAAACGGGATTACTAATGTCCTTTAACGGTTTGATGATCTTCTTTTTTGAAATGCCTTTGGTCAGTTATTTCGAACGCAAAAAAACGGATAAAACAAAAATCATTTTTTATGGCTCCGTATGCATTGCCATAGCCTTTTACCTGCTGTTACTCAATATATGGGCCGGAATACTCGTGCTCAGCATGATTTTTATCACTTTTGGAGAAATGTTTGCTTTCCCGTTTTCAAATTCCTTTGCCATGGGACGTGCTCCCAAAGGACACGAAGGACGTTATATGGCTTTGTACACCATGAGCTTCAGCCTTGCGCATATTATGAGTTCGAAAACCGGAATGGAGATCATATCCCGCTACAACTACAATACCAACTGGATTTTTATGGGCACTTTTGCCGGAATTGCAGCTTTATGCGGAATCTGGCTGCAAAAAATATTGCGAAACGAAAATTCATAA
- the mnmD gene encoding tRNA (5-methylaminomethyl-2-thiouridine)(34)-methyltransferase MnmD → MKRKVIQTADGSSTIYIEEWRETYHSKFGAIQEAKHVFIANGLSLMEQQSVAVLEIGFGTGLNSFITLLEAEQKKQFVDYVGVEAFPISLEERKSLNYVSELNAVAFEKEFEQLHHSPWEEQVQVSPYFSLTKRQQYFNEIYYKNRFNLIYFDAFGFQVQPELWTVEIFKIMYEALQDKGVLVTYACRTSIIKALREAGFETEKLKGPPGKREMLRAVKK, encoded by the coding sequence TTGAAAAGAAAAGTAATACAAACGGCTGACGGTTCTTCTACCATCTATATAGAAGAATGGCGAGAAACATATCACTCTAAATTCGGAGCGATACAGGAAGCAAAACATGTATTTATAGCAAACGGACTGTCACTCATGGAGCAACAGTCCGTTGCTGTTTTAGAAATCGGTTTCGGAACGGGGCTCAACAGCTTTATTACCTTACTGGAAGCGGAACAAAAAAAACAATTTGTTGACTATGTTGGTGTGGAAGCATTTCCAATTTCGTTGGAAGAGCGGAAGAGTCTTAACTATGTATCGGAGTTAAATGCTGTTGCGTTCGAAAAGGAGTTTGAACAGCTGCACCATTCGCCCTGGGAAGAGCAGGTACAGGTTTCGCCTTATTTTTCTTTAACAAAAAGGCAACAATACTTTAACGAAATATATTACAAAAACAGGTTTAATTTGATTTACTTTGATGCATTCGGATTTCAGGTTCAGCCGGAGCTTTGGACAGTTGAAATTTTCAAAATCATGTATGAGGCGCTACAGGATAAAGGTGTTTTAGTAACATACGCCTGTAGAACTTCAATCATTAAAGCTTTACGGGAAGCCGGTTTTGAAACAGAGAAGCTAAAAGGGCCGCCGGGGAAACGCGAAATGCTGAGAGCTGTTAAAAAATAA
- a CDS encoding DUF4920 domain-containing protein encodes MKKTILLAGLLLSLMSCNDKNKKQEGAETAEAVKTEYAVFGDSITSEGAITKEDMFAKFKDLKEGDTINLKFKSNIKDVCQKKGCWMTMDLADGKETFVKFKDYAFFVPMNAMNQEAIVNGKAFVNIETVERLKHYAKDGGKTQAEIDSITQPKVTYSFMADGVLISK; translated from the coding sequence ATGAAAAAAACTATTTTACTAGCCGGATTATTATTGAGCTTAATGAGTTGTAATGATAAGAATAAAAAACAGGAAGGTGCAGAAACAGCGGAAGCGGTAAAAACAGAATATGCCGTTTTTGGCGATAGTATTACCAGTGAGGGTGCTATTACAAAGGAAGATATGTTTGCAAAATTTAAAGATTTAAAAGAAGGCGATACGATAAACCTTAAATTTAAGTCCAATATTAAAGATGTTTGCCAGAAAAAAGGATGCTGGATGACAATGGATCTGGCAGATGGTAAAGAAACATTTGTAAAATTTAAGGACTATGCCTTTTTTGTACCGATGAACGCAATGAACCAGGAAGCGATAGTAAACGGAAAAGCATTTGTTAATATTGAAACGGTGGAACGTTTAAAGCACTATGCTAAAGATGGTGGAAAAACACAGGCGGAGATTGACAGTATTACTCAGCCGAAAGTGACGTATTCCTTCATGGCGGACGGGGTTTTAATCAGTAAATAA
- a CDS encoding branched-chain amino acid aminotransferase, with protein MELKTTTDIKIIKADASKINSVDFENLTFGNTFTDHMLICDFKNGTWGQPVIQPYEPFTLDPSAKVFHYGQAIFEGMKAYKDNNDDVWLFRPDQNFDRFNKSAVRLAMPEVPEEVFLGGLHKLLEIEKEWVKKGFGNSLYIRPFMIATGSGVVAAPSTQYRFTVILSPAKSYYSGEVKVIIAEHFSRAANGGIGAAKAAGNYSGQFYPTKLANEQGFQQIIWTDDATHTKLEEAGTMNVFFRINDTLYTAPTSERILDGVTRKSIIELAEREGINIEVRPVLVNEIVEAAEKGTLKEIFGAGTAAVVNPIVGFSYKETYYELPKSDTTFAANIKSILTGIQHKEIEDTFGWTVKI; from the coding sequence ATGGAATTAAAAACAACTACTGATATTAAAATTATCAAAGCTGATGCGTCTAAAATCAACAGTGTTGATTTTGAAAACCTGACATTCGGAAATACTTTTACCGATCACATGTTAATTTGTGATTTTAAAAACGGTACCTGGGGACAACCTGTAATACAACCTTACGAACCTTTCACTTTGGATCCTTCCGCAAAAGTATTCCATTACGGTCAGGCGATCTTTGAAGGTATGAAAGCCTACAAAGACAATAATGATGATGTTTGGTTATTCCGTCCGGATCAGAACTTTGATCGTTTTAACAAATCAGCTGTGCGTCTTGCCATGCCGGAAGTTCCGGAAGAGGTATTCCTTGGCGGTTTGCACAAATTATTGGAAATTGAGAAAGAATGGGTTAAAAAAGGATTCGGAAACTCTTTATACATCCGTCCTTTCATGATTGCAACAGGCTCCGGTGTTGTTGCTGCTCCATCGACACAATATCGTTTTACCGTGATTTTATCTCCGGCAAAATCATACTATTCCGGTGAAGTTAAAGTAATCATTGCCGAACATTTCAGCCGTGCTGCAAATGGAGGAATTGGTGCTGCAAAAGCAGCCGGAAACTATTCCGGACAATTCTATCCGACAAAATTAGCAAACGAACAGGGCTTCCAGCAAATCATCTGGACAGATGATGCAACCCACACAAAACTGGAAGAAGCCGGAACCATGAATGTGTTCTTCAGAATTAACGATACCTTATATACCGCTCCAACCAGCGAGAGAATCCTGGATGGTGTTACCCGAAAAAGTATTATCGAACTAGCAGAAAGAGAAGGAATCAATATTGAAGTACGTCCGGTTTTGGTTAACGAAATCGTGGAAGCGGCAGAAAAAGGCACTTTAAAAGAAATCTTCGGAGCCGGAACTGCTGCCGTAGTAAACCCTATCGTTGGCTTCTCGTATAAAGAAACTTATTATGAGCTGCCAAAATCAGACACTACTTTTGCTGCAAATATCAAATCCATACTTACCGGTATCCAGCACAAGGAAATTGAAGATACTTTCGGATGGACTGTAAAAATCTAA
- a CDS encoding DUF1684 domain-containing protein: MKVISVLLIAILFPVLGFSQCGKEAVEAFRQKINSEYADPAHSPLKAKDLKTFKSLDFFPIDLAYCVTAKFIRTTDAKPFNMPTTGKRKPLYVKYGEVHFTLGDKNFKLNVYQNLELIKMEQYKKHLFLPFTDYTSGVESYGGGRYIDLELPETDMLTIDFNQAYNPYCAYNEGYSCPIPPQENDLKTEIKAGVKTFKK, encoded by the coding sequence ATGAAAGTAATAAGCGTTTTACTGATAGCGATACTGTTCCCGGTTTTGGGTTTTTCGCAATGCGGAAAGGAAGCAGTTGAGGCGTTTCGGCAGAAAATTAATTCGGAATATGCCGATCCGGCCCATAGTCCTTTAAAAGCAAAAGATTTAAAAACATTTAAATCACTGGACTTTTTTCCAATTGATTTAGCGTATTGTGTTACAGCGAAATTCATCAGAACTACAGATGCCAAACCGTTTAATATGCCGACAACCGGTAAGCGGAAGCCGCTGTATGTGAAATACGGAGAAGTACATTTTACATTAGGGGATAAAAACTTTAAGCTGAATGTTTATCAGAACCTGGAGCTGATAAAAATGGAGCAGTATAAAAAACATTTGTTTTTACCGTTTACAGATTATACGAGTGGGGTGGAGAGTTATGGCGGCGGACGTTATATTGATCTGGAGCTGCCGGAAACCGATATGCTGACGATTGATTTTAATCAGGCATACAACCCTTATTGTGCTTATAACGAAGGATATTCCTGCCCGATCCCGCCTCAGGAAAATGATTTGAAAACAGAAATCAAAGCCGGAGTAAAAACATTTAAAAAATAA
- a CDS encoding M56 family metallopeptidase: MEAFGIYILKVTVLIAVFYLAYFIFLRKETFFNSNRWFLLLGLFTSVLLPLISFTKIIWVERTPTVPDTYHPYIQNTIPAVSEPDFQINYHLIVILLYAVGILLLCIRFIAEYISLQQIIEKPKAVTKNNLYYIDTEKVQSPFSFFNYIVYNSKLLQQHELTDIIEHEKIHSIQKHSADMLIAQLFCIFFWFNPIIWVYKKAIAQNLEFIADAEATKVVNDKKAYQKTLVKVTMHTQCIAITNHFYQSLIKKRIVMLNKDQSRKRNLWKYLIILPLLALFIMQFQVKILAQEKQSHIAQSEKAATADNVTVVINKNTTDEELKRNAELLQNEYGINLKYSKIKRNKNGEITRIKVQFKDNNGNNGITQIDNDEPISTIRIVRKTDKNGKVKIGFNTDATPDTPNRRTSVKTIAQNSDDDNDDAEDNSSWFDNLLSPPSPPSPPSPPSPASPPSPASPLSPSAPASPAPMRSSTTTTSSSSVVIKDGKVVSKKGSTRIIIDGEEVFNSDDIDIDTAEIARKAIEDARVSMEKIRPEIENAKAEAFKAREEAMLKRDEMFKKRDEQFKVRDEMFKKRDEMFKHRDELRKDAMKAKEKALKLREKEIEKRVEKAQKEEKNN; the protein is encoded by the coding sequence ATGGAAGCGTTTGGTATTTATATCTTAAAAGTAACAGTGCTGATAGCTGTTTTTTATCTGGCGTATTTTATCTTTTTGAGAAAAGAAACTTTTTTCAATTCGAACCGCTGGTTCTTACTATTAGGATTGTTTACTTCCGTTTTGCTGCCTTTAATATCGTTCACGAAAATTATCTGGGTAGAACGCACTCCAACTGTCCCGGACACCTATCATCCATACATACAAAATACAATTCCGGCGGTCAGTGAACCTGATTTTCAAATTAACTACCATTTAATTGTCATTTTATTATATGCTGTCGGAATTCTTTTATTATGTATCCGCTTTATAGCAGAATACATCTCTTTACAGCAGATAATTGAAAAACCAAAAGCCGTTACCAAAAATAATCTTTACTATATCGATACGGAAAAAGTCCAATCACCTTTTTCTTTCTTTAATTACATTGTTTACAACTCCAAGCTTTTACAGCAGCACGAGTTAACAGACATTATTGAGCACGAGAAAATCCACAGCATTCAAAAGCATTCGGCCGACATGCTTATTGCGCAGCTGTTCTGTATTTTCTTCTGGTTTAACCCTATTATCTGGGTATACAAAAAAGCCATAGCCCAAAATCTGGAATTCATTGCCGATGCAGAAGCAACAAAAGTTGTCAATGATAAAAAAGCGTATCAAAAAACCTTAGTAAAAGTAACCATGCACACCCAGTGCATTGCGATCACCAATCATTTTTATCAATCATTAATCAAAAAACGAATCGTTATGTTAAACAAAGATCAGTCCCGAAAAAGGAATTTGTGGAAGTACCTAATCATCCTTCCGCTTCTGGCATTATTCATCATGCAGTTCCAGGTAAAAATCCTGGCACAGGAAAAACAAAGCCATATAGCACAAAGTGAAAAAGCTGCCACAGCCGATAATGTTACTGTAGTAATAAACAAAAATACTACAGACGAAGAATTAAAAAGAAATGCCGAGCTGCTTCAAAACGAATATGGCATCAATCTTAAATATTCCAAGATAAAACGAAATAAGAATGGGGAAATCACCCGTATTAAAGTGCAGTTCAAAGACAACAACGGAAATAACGGTATTACGCAAATCGACAACGATGAACCGATATCCACTATCCGTATTGTCCGAAAAACGGACAAAAACGGGAAAGTAAAAATTGGCTTTAATACCGATGCAACACCTGACACTCCCAACAGAAGAACCAGTGTAAAAACGATTGCCCAAAATAGCGACGATGACAATGACGATGCCGAGGATAACAGCTCCTGGTTTGACAATCTGTTAAGCCCGCCGAGTCCACCATCGCCACCTAGCCCGCCTTCTCCGGCAAGTCCGCCTTCTCCGGCAAGTCCGCTTTCGCCATCTGCTCCGGCATCACCAGCTCCGATGAGAAGCTCTACAACAACAACCAGCAGCAGCAGTGTGGTTATTAAAGACGGTAAAGTTGTTTCCAAAAAAGGAAGCACACGGATAATTATTGACGGTGAAGAAGTTTTTAACAGTGACGACATTGATATCGATACTGCAGAAATTGCCCGAAAAGCCATAGAAGATGCCCGCGTTTCAATGGAAAAAATCAGACCTGAAATAGAAAATGCAAAAGCGGAGGCTTTCAAAGCAAGAGAGGAAGCCATGCTGAAAAGAGATGAAATGTTCAAAAAGAGAGATGAGCAATTTAAGGTAAGAGACGAAATGTTCAAGAAAAGGGACGAAATGTTTAAACACAGAGACGAGCTCCGAAAAGACGCTATGAAAGCCAAAGAAAAAGCCCTCAAACTTCGCGAGAAAGAAATCGAAAAGCGTGTAGAAAAAGCGCAAAAAGAAGAAAAAAACAACTAA
- a CDS encoding adenine phosphoribosyltransferase, with product MALKEYVRDIQDFPKKGIIFKDITPLLNSPEGTKECLSILMENLKNKKIDKVIGVESRGFFFATLLAHELNVGFVPVRKPGKLPFTTISASYELEYGSDNLEIHTDAIKKGDRVLIHDDVLATGGTAKAVCELVEKLGGEIVQLNFLMELRFLNGREKIKPYDIFAAMEY from the coding sequence ATGGCACTAAAAGAGTATGTACGTGATATTCAGGATTTTCCTAAAAAAGGAATTATTTTCAAAGATATCACTCCGTTGCTGAATAGCCCGGAAGGAACTAAAGAATGTCTGTCAATATTGATGGAAAACCTGAAAAATAAGAAGATCGATAAAGTAATCGGAGTGGAAAGCAGGGGCTTTTTCTTTGCTACTTTGCTGGCTCATGAACTTAATGTTGGGTTTGTACCGGTCCGTAAACCCGGAAAGCTGCCTTTTACGACCATTTCGGCTTCGTATGAGCTGGAATATGGTTCGGACAATTTAGAGATCCATACAGACGCGATAAAGAAAGGGGACAGGGTTTTGATCCATGATGATGTACTGGCGACAGGAGGCACCGCTAAAGCCGTTTGTGAGTTGGTAGAAAAGCTGGGCGGAGAAATTGTTCAGTTGAATTTCTTAATGGAGCTGCGTTTTTTAAACGGAAGGGAGAAAATTAAGCCGTATGATATTTTTGCGGCAATGGAATATTAG
- a CDS encoding TatD family hydrolase — protein MFYNLHTHKASGAANVLEIVNQYPNEFDATAQCFSIGIHPWHIHLERLDQDLAVIAEKLQWDNCLALGECGLDKRIETDLKTQITVFEKQLELARHFQKPVILHCVAAYQEVIAIKKRMQLTVPMVIHGFSKNYQVAKSLLDNGFYLSFGKYLLRNPELAAVFKQIPDDRIFMETDMVEETIFEVYQKAEEIKQYAVTEIVARNFENVFNSNNK, from the coding sequence ATGTTCTATAACCTTCATACGCATAAAGCTTCCGGTGCTGCCAATGTTTTGGAAATTGTCAACCAGTATCCGAATGAATTTGACGCGACGGCACAGTGCTTTTCCATCGGGATTCATCCGTGGCATATTCATTTGGAACGCCTGGATCAGGATCTGGCAGTAATAGCAGAAAAATTGCAGTGGGATAACTGCCTGGCTTTGGGAGAATGCGGATTAGATAAAAGAATTGAAACGGATCTGAAGACACAGATAACCGTTTTTGAAAAGCAGCTGGAACTGGCCAGACATTTTCAGAAACCGGTTATACTGCATTGTGTGGCCGCCTATCAGGAGGTGATTGCAATTAAAAAACGCATGCAGCTCACGGTGCCGATGGTTATACATGGTTTTTCAAAAAATTACCAGGTGGCAAAATCATTACTGGACAACGGATTTTACCTGTCTTTTGGAAAATACCTGCTGCGCAATCCGGAATTAGCGGCTGTTTTTAAGCAAATACCGGACGACCGTATTTTTATGGAAACCGATATGGTGGAAGAAACCATTTTTGAGGTATATCAGAAAGCGGAGGAGATAAAACAGTATGCTGTTACCGAAATAGTGGCCCGTAATTTTGAGAACGTATTTAATAGTAACAATAAATAA